GTAGAGCCCTGCATGCCGGGTGAGTAATCCGGAGGGGCTTCTAATTTCGACTATCGCAGAGATAAACAAAAAGGCCGTTTCCTATTAGGAAACGGCCTTTTTGTTTAGGTAGCGGGGACAGGACTCGAACCTGTGACCTTTGGGTTATGAGCCCAACGAGCTACCAACTGCTCCACCCCGCACTGTTTGGTTCTGCAAATGTAAGAGGCTTTTTCGGAATTAGGTGGTAACGCGCTGCAAAAAAATGCATTTAGAGCTTTCCGGCCTGATAATCAGCCTCTTTATTCTCTGACAAATTTTTGAGTAAGTGTTTGGACCTAGAAGCGACTGGTAATGCCGAAGTGAATTTTAGAGGCATTAAGTGCCAGTTTTTGACTTAGCTGCGCTGATCGACCAACAGAATAAACCAGCTGGAATAAGCCCGCACCAGTGCGAAAGCTAATGCCTGCGCCCATGCCCGTGGGCGTATCGGCGTTGGTGCTTTGGGTTAGCTTACGTTGCAAGTACGCTTGATCGAGAAAGAGAAACACGAAGGAATCGGGGCCAGTGAACTGGCGGTACTCCACGGTGCCGACAGCGTAAGAACTGGCGTAGAAGGCAAACTCACTAAAACCGCGCAGCGTAGCCAAGCCACCCAATCGGAACAAGTCGTTGAGAAACAGACGGTCGTTGAGCAAAGACTCTCCTCGCACCCGACCGAGCAGCACACCGTTGCGGCCAATGGGATAATAGTATTCTGCGCGGCCGCCGAGTGTAACCTGAGTAGAGCGCAGAGGGACTCGCGTGTAAAGCGTGTCGTTGAGGTCGGTGTTTTTGCTGATGCGCTTGTTGCCTACAGCAGCTAATCCGCTAAAAAAAGCCCCCCGACGCGGGAAATATAGGTCGTCGAGGGTATTTTTAGAATAATCCAGTCCGTAAGAAGTGTACTCGGAGTCGATGTTTTCGGGGAGAGCCTGTAGCTCCCGAAAGGTAGAGTCGGATAGCAGGCGCGAGCTACGAAATTCGGTGAAAAAGCTGATGCGCCCGGCCCGCACCGTCGGATAGGTTATCTGCAGGCGAGGGCGAAGCGTTAGAAAAGCATCAGACTGTCGATAAAGATTAAAATTGCCCCCCACCTCCAAGGGCGAGCCAAAAAAGTTGGGGTGCACATATTGGGCATCGAGGAGTTGAGAGGCGGCGTCTACTTTGCGCCATTGCAGCCCCAACTGCTTGCCTCCACCGCGAATGTTGCGCAGGTTGATGGTCACGTCGCCGGTGAGCTGCACCTTGTTCTGGCCCGGGCCGGGGCTTGGGTTGGGCAGTACGCCTACAATGGCATCGAACTGGTTGGCTGGCCGGTCGTCGAGTAGCAGGTATACCCGCGCTTTCCCTTGGGCAAATCGCACCTCCGGCTCAGCCTTAACCTGTATATACGGTAGCTGGCGCAGCAGCCGGGTGATGGCGTCTACACGCTGCTGGCTGTAGGGTTGCCCAGGGAAAATCTGCAGGTATCGGGTCAAAAACTGAGTTCGCGTTTTGGTATTCCCCAGCACCTGTAAAGAGTCGAATACGATAACGGGGCCTCGGTCGAGCACTACGCGGCCTTCAATATCGGAGGCAATGAGCGCGACGGAATCGAGGCGGACCGTAGCGAAGGGGTATCCCTGGTTTTCGGCCTCAGCCAAGACGCGCTGTTGGAGCTGGGTCCACTCCTGGGGGCGGAAAGGCTGGTCGCGGAAGAACTTTTCGCGGTAACCGGCCTTGGTCAGCAGGCCGTCACCGAGGTTGCCATTGCGCAAGCGGGCCCACCGAAATTGCTCGCCCACATATATCCGTACTTGCACCGTATCGCGACTCCAACGCATAGTATCGGCGGAGGCGGTAAGGTAAGCGTCGGCTTGCAGGGCTAGTACTACGTCGCGGATGGTGCGCAGAGCGGTAAGCGAGTCGGGGGCGTTAGGACGAAACCGGTAACGTGCGAGGGTGGTTCGGTCTGCTTCTTCGGTATTAAGTTGAATAAATTTTGCCCCCCGCAGAGGCTTACGTAGGCGCGTGGTGCTAGTGTCGGGGCGGGCTGGTGGCAGCGGGGGCGTCTGGAGCGCTGACTGGTTGGGCGCGGCTGGAGTGGGTGTTACCTGTGCCTGTGCTGCACCCGGCCAGCCCGCCAGCAGCATACCTATTACACAGTAAAAAAAGAGACGGGCACACATTAGGGCAAAGAACGTGGAGAGTGCGCACTTAATTTCAGTGGCTTCTCCAAAAGCAATCTGCCAATTTAAAGTGTTGCCTTTATCTACCAGTCGCTTGGTAGCAGTTGGCAAGCACAGAAAGCGCAGTGAGAACAGTAAACTTTACTTTCTTTTTTAACGGCAGGTGATAGTTGTGGCAAATAAGGATTAACCATTAGATTGCTCGCTCCCATGAAACTACTTCATTCATCCCCGACAATACCAGCTGAACCGGTGGCCGCGCTTCGGCAAGCCTTGCTGCACGACCGTGAAGTCGCACTTACCCAACTTTATCGGCGGGCGTTCCCGATGGTGCGGCGGCAGGTGAAGCAGTTGGGCGGCACGGAGCAGGACGCGCAGGATGTATTCCACGATGCCTTGGTTGTATTCTACGAGAAAGCCATGGGCGGAACGTTGGTTTTAACGGCTTCGGCCAGCACGTACTTGGTAAGCGTTAGTCGGAATCTGTGGCGGCAGGAGCTCAGCCGCCGCAACCGGCATCCTTCCACCGAGTGGCAAGAGGACACGCAGGCGGCCGATGAGACGGCGGAGGCCACGCCAGACTCGGAAGAGGCCTTTTCGGTGCTGAGTTATGTAGAGCAGCTGGGTGAGAAGTGTAAGAGCATTCTGCTTTCCTTCTACTACTTCCAGCAGCCTTTGGAGCAGATTGCGGTTACTCATAACTACAGTAGTGTGCGCTCGGCCACGGTGCAAAAGTTTAAGTGCCTCGAGCGGTTACGCAAATCAGTTCGGGCTGTTCGAGCCGAACTATTAGCCCACTAAGCCATGCGACCAGAACTGAAGCGTATGCAACAAATTGAGCATCAACTCTTGGCAACTTCTCCGCCCTTTGACCCGGCTAGTTGGGAAGTGCAGCTGCTAGTTGATGGCGATTTGCGTGCTGACACGGAAATACAACGTCTCCTTTACCAAGGAATTCACTTGGCTGGCCAACGGCAATTGCACCGCGAGTTAGCCCTTATTCATCAGCGCCTGTACAGCCCGCACCGTAGTAGCTGGATTCAGATGGCCACCGCTGGCTTACACTCCTTTTGGAGGCGCTACCTGCGCGGCCGAGCCTCCAGCTAACTTTTTCCTCGCTGTTGCATCCTTAGTCTTAGTCACGCACACGTTTGCCTGTGCGCAGAAAACTTGTGTGCCTCTTATTTCGCCTTTTCACTTATGCTGACAAAACAAGAATTCCGCAAGTTCGCCGTCAAAGGTCAGGGCCTCAATGGCCTGGGGGTTGATCAGTATCTGCACCATATCGAAGGACAGGCAAATCATTTTATTACCAACATGACCCGCTCCGTGATTGAGGAGCGGCCTACACGCTTTGCCGAGATTGACGTATTCTCTCGCCTGATCATGGACCGCATCGTGTTCTTGGGCACCGCAGTAGATGATCAGATTGCTAACATCATCACGGCCCAACTCTTATTTTTGGAGTCAGTTGATGCTAAGAAGGATATTCTGCTTTATGTAAACTCGCCGGGGGGCTCTGTGTATGCTGGTCTGGGCATTTATGACACCATGCAATATTTGGCTCCGGATGTAGCTACTATTTGCACGGGCCTGGCGGCCTCCATGGGTGCTCTTCTACTCGCGGGCGGAGCCGCGGGCAAGCGTTCGGCCCTCCCCCACGCCCGCGTCATGATTCACCAGCCTTCCGGGGGTGCCCAAGGTCCATCCGCTGATATTGAAATCTCCGCCCGCGAAATTCTGAAGATTCGCAAAGAGCTCTACGATATTTACGCGCACCATACAGGCAAAACATACCAGCAAATTCATGACGATTCTGACCGGGACTATTGGATGCGTGCTGACGAGGCCAAAGACTATGGGCTCATTGATGAAGTGTTGGAGCGTAAATAAATAAGCAGGCGGTGGGGTTTGAGTAGCTTGCCGAGTGATCAGAAATGAGTTGGGCTAAACTAATTGCACAACTCCGGCTGTTACTCAATACGCTACTTTTCTTCCGAATGCCTGGCCTTTACCTCCACATCCCTTTCTGCAAACAAGCCTGCCATTACTGCGACTTCCATTTCAGTACTTCTATGGCACTGAAAGGCAGGCTAGTAGACGCGCTGGTGCGAGAAGTAGAGTTGCGCCGCGACTACCTAGGTTCTCAAGCCACGCTCGACACCATTTATTTTGGTGGGGGTACGCCCTCCTTGCTGACTGCAGCAGAATTAGACACTTTGTTTGACGCTATTCAGCGCCATTTCAACATTGCCCCCCAGGCGGAAATCACCCTCGAAGCCAACCCCGACGACCTTACTGCTGATAAGCTTCGGAAGCTAGCTGCGTCGCCTATCAATCGTCTGAGTATTGGTCTGCAAAGCTTCCACGAGCCGCACCTGCGCCTTATGAACCGGGCTCACTCCGCTGTAGAGTCGGCGCGGTGCGTGCGGCTGGCCCAGGATGCCGGCTTTGAGAACATCTCGGTGGACTTAATTTATGGGGTGCCCGCTCCTGACCACCGTATTTGGGAACAGGATATGGCGGCGGCTTTTGCGCTAGACGTACCTCACCTTTCGTGTTATGCGCTTACTATTGAGCCGGATACGGTGTTTGGGCGGCGCCTGCGCAAAGGGCAGTTCATACCGCCAGCTGATGACTTCGTAGCCCGACAGTTTGAAATGCTGTTGGCCCAAATAACCGCGCACGGTTACGAGCAGTACGAGATTTCCAACTTTTGCCTCCCCGGCCGCGAGTCACGCCACAATTCAAACTACTGGCGCGGGGTGCCTTATTTGGGCTTAGGTCCGAGCGCCCATTCTTTTAATGGCACGAGTCGAGAATTTGCGGTAGCGAATAACACGCGCTACGTCACGAGCCTGCTGGAACAGAATGAGGTGCCCACTACCCGCGAAATCCTCTCGCCCACCGACCGCGCCAATGAATACCTGATGACCAGCTTACGCACGGCCCGAGGCTGCGACTTAGTGCGTCTGCGCCAGGAATTTGGGGTAGACTTACGCGCCCAACGCACTGAGTACTTGCGGGATTTGGAGCAAAATCAGTGGGCCACGCTGCACGATGAGGTGTTAATTCTTACGGATCAGGGAAAACTGCTGGCTGACCACATCACCCTAGAATTATTTCAGGCCGCTGGCTAAATCAATAAAATCAGCGTAATCTGTGCCTATGGAACGCCTGATTGATGCCCTCGCCGACGATGCTGACTTTTTTGTGGAGCACGTCCAAATCACTGCCATCGTTTTCGACACGACCGATGACGTAACGGTGTGGGCCACTACTTACTTCGACAACAGCCTGCATTTCTTTCACTTAGGCCTACAGTTTCCAGCTTTAGATCTATTGCTTCGCCTAGCCGGCGAGCGAGCGGAGTCATTGCAAGAAGAAGTAGCCGAGGCGCTGGCTACCGTCACAGAATGGCCCTGCCTTCTGGAGTACACCACCGAAGAAAAGCCCCCCGTCCCCCTTCCAAACGTGGCTATGAAGCTCGCCTGCACGTATCCGGCTACGTTGGTAGATGAAGATGATGAAGGGGAGGGTGAAGAAGAGGAAGAAGTCGACGAAGACGAGGAGGATGACGATGAAATTGCCCCCCACAATATCTTTTACTTAGAAGGCGTGTATCTGCGGCTCGAACCGTAGGCGTATGTGCTGTTTGCTATAGAGTTAAAAACACTTTTTTCTCTCAGTCTAGTGGTTGGTTACTAAGCTTGGTCGTCATGCCGAGCGCAGCGAAGCATCTCGCTCGCTTCGTTGATTAGCTTGGCAACATCAGCACGCAAGATGCTTCGCTGCGCTCGGCATGACGGGCGGGTTTTGAGCGATTACTACAGCAACTAGTTAAGAACACATCGATCACCTCTAGCACATTATGTTTTACCTGATTCCTGGTTTGGGGGCTGATGAGCGCGTTTTTCATAAGCTGCGTCCTTTGCTGCATGGTCCGTCTCAGGTGCTGGAATGGTTGAAGCCGATAGGCGATGAGCCGTTGCCGGACTACGTGCGCCGGATGGCGGCGGCAATTCCCGAGGATCAGGTCTGCTTTGTGGTGGGCGTATCGTTTGGCGGCGTGGTAGCGCAGGAAATCTGCCGTATCCGGCCGCGGGCCTGTGCGGTGCTGGTGTCCAGCATTCCGGATGCTGACCGATTACCTGCTCTACTCCGACTCATTCGGGCGACGCGGGTGTACAAATTGGTACCTCCACCTTTGCTCAAGCTTTTTCCGTGGGCCGGGCGCTGGTATTTTGGGATTGATGACAACCTGGAATACAAAATATTCAAGGCCATTCTGCGCGACATGGACTCCGCTTATACCAGTTGGGCCATCAAGCGGCTCCTACATTGGGACAGCACCGGCGTCGGGAGCTGCGTACAAATTTTGGGCTCCCGCGACCGGGTTTTTCCGCCTTCTCCTGCCCCCGTCGACTACCTTATTCCCGGCGGCACACACTTTATGGTTCTCACGCACGCGCAAGAGATAAGTCAGATTTTGAATGGCTTACTTCACAAGCAGCAGGCAAAACAAGAAGCTGCAGCCGAAAAGCGTATTGATATCGCGCGGTAATTTCTTCCTCTTTCGCTCCCCCGAATGCTTGCTACCTATCCCTACCACGGCCACACCTTTTCCTTCAACCCCAGCGCACCGCTGGATATTTCGCTGCCTCTAGCACCTGGCTCAAACCAAGTGAATTGCTTTTGGGCCGAGCCAGTACAGTTCGACACCATTCGGGTAGGCGATTTTGTGGGGAGTGTAGCGGAGGGCGGCAGCACTAATTATAAGCGTGTTCACCTCACGCCCCACGGCAACGGCACGCATACGGAGTGCTACGGCCACATTTCTACCGATCCGGAAGCGACTATCAACCGCTGCCTGCGACGCTTTCTGTTTGTGGCGCGGCTTATTTCCGTGGAGCCGCGCCAGCAGGCCAACGGTGACCAAATAGTGATGCTAGCGGACGCACAATCGGCGCTGGGGGCTTTTTTCCAGACTCTGCGGTATTGCCGGAAGCGATTATTCTGCGGACGCTGCCCAACCATAAAGCTAAGCGCAACCGCCAATATTCTGGCACCAACCCTACATACATAGAGCCAGCACTAGCGCAGTACCTTGCCGATCATCACATCGAACACCTTCTGTTGGACTTGCCTAGTGTAGACCGGGAAGAAGACGGCGGCCAGCTCCTCGCTCACCATGCTTTCTGGCAATATCCTGAGCATACCCGACGCACCAGCACGATTACGGAGCTAATTTTCGTGCCCGATGAGTTGAAAGACGGCTTATATCTGCTTAACCTTCAAATTACTAGCTTAGAGCTAGATGCTAGCCCAAGCAAGCCAGTGCTCTACCGTTTGAGCTAGCTATTTGCTCCAGCTATCAACACGAACGTAAAAAGCCCCCCAGGTAGAGTCTGGGGGGCTTTTTTGAATACTCTATCGTCTGGCCACGAAATGCGTGGCGTCCGATTAGCTAGTAGCTCAGACTAAGCAGCAGTTGCTTCGGTCAGTTCCGTCTCGTCGATAACGGGTACCACCGATACGAACGAGCGGTCCTTGCGGCCCTTGCGGAACTGCACGGTGCCGTCTACCATAGCAAACAGGGTGTGGTCCTTGCCGATACCCACGTTCTGACCGGGGTGATGCTTGGTGCCACGCTGACGAACGATGATGTTGCCAGCAATAATGCCTTGACCGCCGAAGATCTTCACGCCCAAGCGCTTAGAATGCGATTCGCGGCCGTTGTTAGATGAGCCGACGCCTTTCTTATGTGCCATTGTTGTATATGTTGTGCGTTAGTGGTGTTGAGTTGTCTGTTGGTGCTAAGAGTAGAAGGTTATCCTCACTTAGCAACACAATCAGTCAATTCAGTTACCCGATGCTGTTGACCATTACTTTGGTGTAGTCCTGACGGTGGCCGTTGAGCTTCTTGTAGCCCTTACGACGCTTCTTCTTGAACACCAATACCTTGTCACCTTTTACTTGGGCCAAGATGGTACCCTTCACTTTCACGTCCAGGAACGGAGCGCCGATAGTGAGCGAACCGTTATTGTCGGTCAGGAGCACGTTGCCCAGCTCAACTACGTCTCCGACGTTGCCGGCTAGTTTGTGGGTATAAACAAATTTCTCGGCTTCGACCTTGGTCTGCTTGCCAGCTATGTTGACGATTGCGTACATCGGCGTCTCGCGTGTTTTAAAAATGGGAAGGCAAAAGTAACAGGTTTAAGATTCAAAACCAAACCTAACTCACTAGTCTTCATTTGGTCGGCTGCCAAAACAGCTTTCCTGTTGAGCTGGCAAACAGTCTTTTAACAGCACGCGCCGGGCACGCGAATACACTTTTTGTGGATAAGTTGGATTGTCCACAGTCGAAATGTTGATAAGTATTCAAAATTCGGGCGTTTTAGGCCAGATTTGGCTCCTTTCCGCAAAAATATTATCAACAAGTCATCAGTGAGCATAGCTAAAAATTAACAGAATAAAAATGCTTTTTGGGGGGCATTTTGCCAGTAGTCGGGTTTATATTTGATCCATTGACCAGCCAAATTTTATCCGAAGCTGGACTAAACAATTCTGTTTAGCGCAGGGTTGGCAAGCCACTACCTGATCATATTTTTGGTCACGTTTCACCTTCAATACGCTATCTGTTATGGAACCACTGCTCGTTGAGAACCCCAACCGCTTTGTGCTATTCCCCATCCAGAACGACGATGTCTGGCAATTCTATAAGAAGGCCGAGGCTTCCTTCTGGACCGCCGAGGAAATAGACCTCTCCCAAGACCAGAAAGACTGGGAAAACCTCAACGATAACGAGAAGCACTTCATCTCCCACGTGCTAGCATTTTTCGCGGCCTCCGATGGCATCGTGAACGAGAACCTGGCCGTGAACTTCATGCAAGAAGTGCAGATGCCCGAAGCGCGCTGCTTCTACGGCTTCCAGATCATGATGGAAAACATTCACAGCGAGACTTATTCGCTGCTGATTGACACCTACATCAAAGACCCCAAGGAGAAAGACCGCCTCTTCAACGCCCTGGAAACCGTACCCTGCGTGAAGAAGAAAGGCGAGTGGGCCCTGAAGTGGATCAACTCCGAGGACTTTGCTGAGCGCATTATCGCCTTTGCAGCCGTGGAGGGCATTTTCTTCTCTGGCTCGTTCTGCTCAATCTTCTGGCTGAAGAAGCGTGGCTTGATGCCTGGACTTACCTTCTCCAACGAGCTAATCTCCCGCGACGAAGGGCTGCACTGCGACTTCGCTTGCTTGCTCTACGGCTACCTCCAAAACAAGCTCTCGGAAGAGCGTGTGCACAGCATCATCCGCGACGCGGTAACCATCGAACAGGAGTTCGTAACGGATGCGCTGCCTGTGAACCTCATTGGAATGAACGCCAAGAACATGGCGCAGTACATCGAGTTCGTGGCTGACCGCCTGCTTGTGTCGCTGGGTTATAGCAAGATCTACAATGCTTCTAACCCCTTTGATTTCATGGAAATGATTTCGCTTCAGGGTAAAACCAACTTCTTCGAGAAGCGCGTGGCCGAGTATCAAAAGGCTGGCGTGATGAGCGAGCGTACCGAGAATGCCTTCTCGCTCGACGAGGATTTTTAAGGTATTGATTCTAAATAAAAAGCCCCCGGCGTTGGCTGGGGGGCTTTTTTATTGGCTGGTTTCTCGTTCAACGATTGGCCTCACCCCCTAGCCCCCTCTCCTAGGGGAGCGGAGGAACTAGCTTTTAGCTCTTTTAGAATATTAGTCATTGTTAGAAATCTAATTTGATAAAGCTAGTTCCCCCTCCCCTAGGAGAGGGGGCTAGGGGGTGAGGCCACTCCTTAGTGCCGCCTACCAAATTTCCCTCAACACTACAACCCAATTTCACCTCCAAAATTTAGCACCAATCCCTAGCGCTACCCATCAATTTTGCCCCCCAGCGCTACATTTTTGGACTATGTGGATAACTTCTGTTGATAAGTCTTGTCCTACCCAACTGTAAGAAATATCTTCCGCAACGATTAGCCACATCCATTCGCGGCTTACCCCAATTTGCCGATTATACTGCCTGCTCTCACAGAGCCGGCAAACTCATATCCAACTACCAAAACGCACACGCTTATGCTGGTAATTAAACGCGACGGCCGGCGCGAATCCGTGAAATTTGACAAAGTCACGGCGCGCATCGAGAAGCTCTGCTACGGGCTCAACATGGTGTATGTCTCGCCAATAGAAGTGGCCAAAAAGGTCATTGACGGGATTTATGACGGCGTAACGACGATTGAGCTTGACAACCTGGCGGCCGAAACTGCGGCTTCGCTCACCACCAAGCACCCCGACTATGCTATTCTAGCGGCCCGCATTGCCGTGAGCAACCTGCATAAGGTGACCTCGAAGTCGTTCAGCAGCACCATGAAGCGACTGTACACCTACGAGGACCCCAAGACGGGCGAAAACGCTTCGCTCATTGCCAAAGACGTGTGGGAAGTTATCCACAAGCACGCGGCTACCCTCGACTCGGCTATCCTGTATGACCGCGACTACAGCTACGACTACTTCGGGTTCAAAACATTAGAGCGCTCCTACCTGCTGCGCGTGGATGGCAAAGTGGTAGAGCGGCCCCAGCACATGCTCATGCGCGTGGCCATCGGTATTCATAAGGACGATATCGACTCGGCCATTGAAACCTATGAGTTGATGTCGGAGCGTTGGTTTACCCACGCGACGCCTACCCTCTTCAACGCGGGCTCTCCGAAGCCCCAGTTGTCGTCGTGCTTCCTGCTCACCATGAAGGACGACTCCATCACGGGCATCTATGATACGCTGAAAAACTGCGCTCAGATTTCGCAGTCGGCGGGTGGTATTGGCCTCAGCATTCATAACGTGCGGGCTACGGGCTCTTATATCAAGGGCACCAACGGCACCTCCAACGGCATCATCCCGATGCTGAAGGTGTTCAACGACACGGCCCGCTACGTGGACCAAGGCGGCGGCAAGCGCAAAGGCGCCTTCGCTATCTACATCGAGCCCTGGCACGCCGATATTTTCGACTTCCTGGATTTGAAGAAAAACCACGGCAAGGAAGAAAACCGCGCCCGCGACCTGTTCTACGCTCTCTGGACGCCCGACTTGTTCATGAAGCGCGTGGAAGAAAACGGCGACTGGACCCTGATGTGCCCCAACGAGTGCCCCGGCCTGGGCGACACCTGGGGCGAGGACTTCGAGCGCTTGTACCGCAAGTACGAGAAGGAAGGCCGCGGCCGCAAGACAATCAAGGCGCAGGAGCTGTGGTTTGCCATTCTGGAAAGCCAGACCGAGACCGGCACGCCTTACATGCTGTTCAAGGACGCGGCCAACCGCAAGTCGAACCAGCAGAACCTGGGCACCATCAAGTCGTCGAACCTGTGCACCGAGATTATGGAGTACACCGACGAGAACGAAATTGCGGTCTGCAACCTGGCTTCGCTGGCCTTGCCGCGCTTCGTGAAGGAAGGCGAGCAGAAGGGCCAGCTGGTGTTCGACCACCAGAAGCTCTACGATGTAACCTACCACGCTACCAAGAACCTGAACAAGGTTATTGATATCAACTATTACCCCGTGCCCGAGGCCGAGCGCTCCAACCGCCGCCACCGCCCCATCGGGCTGGGCGTACAGGGCCTCGCCGACACGTTTATTGCCCTGCGGATGCCGTTCGAGAGCGACGAAGCTACGGGCCTGAACAAGGACATCTTCGAGACCATCTACTTCGCGGCCTGCACGGCTTCCATGGATTTGGCCAAGAAAAATGGCCCCTACGAGACCTTCGCCGGCTCGCCCATGAGCCAGGGCAAGTTTCAGTTCGACCTCTGGAACGTGACGCCCGACTCGGGCCGCTGGGATTGGGAAACGCTGCGCGCTCAGGTAATAGAGCACGGCATGCGCAACTCCCTGCTGGTGGCGCCCATGCCCACGGCCAGCACCGCCCAGATTCTCGGCAACAACGAGTCGTTTGAGCCTTACACCTCCAACATCTACGTGCGGCGCGTGCTGAGCGGGGAGTTTATGGTGGTAAACAAGCACTTGCTCAAGGACCTCATCAAGCTCGGCATCTGGAACGAGCAGATGAAGAACGAAATCATTGCCGCCAACGGCTCGGTGCAGAACATCGCCCGCATCCCGCAGCACATCAAAGACCTCTATAAGACGGTGTGGGAAATCTCCCAGCGCCGCATTATCGATATGTCGGCCGACCGGGGGGCATTTATTTGCCAGAGCCAGAGCCTGAACCTGCACGTGATGAACGTGAACTTCGGCAAGCTCACCAGCATGCACTTCCACAGCTGGAAGAAGGGCCTCAAAACCGGCATGTACTACCTGCGCACCAAAGCCGCCGCCGACGCCATCA
The window above is part of the Hymenobacter radiodurans genome. Proteins encoded here:
- a CDS encoding ribonucleoside-diphosphate reductase subunit alpha, coding for MLVIKRDGRRESVKFDKVTARIEKLCYGLNMVYVSPIEVAKKVIDGIYDGVTTIELDNLAAETAASLTTKHPDYAILAARIAVSNLHKVTSKSFSSTMKRLYTYEDPKTGENASLIAKDVWEVIHKHAATLDSAILYDRDYSYDYFGFKTLERSYLLRVDGKVVERPQHMLMRVAIGIHKDDIDSAIETYELMSERWFTHATPTLFNAGSPKPQLSSCFLLTMKDDSITGIYDTLKNCAQISQSAGGIGLSIHNVRATGSYIKGTNGTSNGIIPMLKVFNDTARYVDQGGGKRKGAFAIYIEPWHADIFDFLDLKKNHGKEENRARDLFYALWTPDLFMKRVEENGDWTLMCPNECPGLGDTWGEDFERLYRKYEKEGRGRKTIKAQELWFAILESQTETGTPYMLFKDAANRKSNQQNLGTIKSSNLCTEIMEYTDENEIAVCNLASLALPRFVKEGEQKGQLVFDHQKLYDVTYHATKNLNKVIDINYYPVPEAERSNRRHRPIGLGVQGLADTFIALRMPFESDEATGLNKDIFETIYFAACTASMDLAKKNGPYETFAGSPMSQGKFQFDLWNVTPDSGRWDWETLRAQVIEHGMRNSLLVAPMPTASTAQILGNNESFEPYTSNIYVRRVLSGEFMVVNKHLLKDLIKLGIWNEQMKNEIIAANGSVQNIARIPQHIKDLYKTVWEISQRRIIDMSADRGAFICQSQSLNLHVMNVNFGKLTSMHFHSWKKGLKTGMYYLRTKAAADAIKFTVQKQAAETLEPLNVAAQNASDMACSLDNPDACEACGS